One stretch of Comamonas testosteroni DNA includes these proteins:
- a CDS encoding amino acid ABC transporter permease: MNLNLDWSFFSWDLFSNFVLKGLYFSVSLTLIATLGGIFFGTLLALMRLSGKKWLDLPATIYVNGMRSIPLVMVILWFFLLMPMLIGKPIGAETSAIITFVAFEAAYFSEIMRAGIQSIPRGQVFAGQALGMTYGQNMRLVVLPQAFRNMLPVLLTQTIILFQDTSLVYAIGAYDMLKGFEIAGKNFGRPIESYLAAAVTYFVICFALSWFVKRLHKKIAIIR; the protein is encoded by the coding sequence ATGAATCTCAACCTCGACTGGTCGTTTTTCTCGTGGGACCTGTTCAGCAACTTTGTGCTGAAGGGGCTGTATTTCAGCGTGTCCTTGACCTTGATCGCCACGCTGGGCGGCATCTTCTTCGGCACCTTGCTGGCGCTGATGCGCCTGTCAGGCAAGAAGTGGCTGGACCTGCCTGCCACCATCTATGTCAACGGCATGCGCTCCATCCCGCTGGTGATGGTGATTCTGTGGTTCTTCCTGCTGATGCCCATGCTCATCGGCAAGCCCATCGGCGCTGAAACCTCGGCCATCATCACCTTTGTGGCTTTCGAAGCAGCATATTTCTCTGAAATCATGCGTGCCGGCATCCAGTCCATTCCACGTGGACAGGTGTTTGCAGGCCAGGCGCTGGGCATGACCTATGGTCAGAACATGCGTCTGGTGGTGCTGCCTCAGGCCTTCCGCAACATGCTGCCCGTGCTGCTGACCCAGACCATCATCCTGTTTCAGGATACCTCGCTGGTCTATGCGATCGGTGCCTACGACATGCTCAAGGGCTTCGAAATCGCCGGCAAGAACTTCGGCCGACCCATCGAATCCTATCTGGCGGCTGCCGTGACCTATTTTGTGATCTGCTTTGCACTGTCTTGGTTCGTCAAGCGTCTGCACAAGAAGATCGCCATTATTCGATGA
- a CDS encoding cyclic nucleotide-binding domain-containing protein — translation MPRKHHPADDSVALIQRALRLCPLMRHWPDDVLDEVVAVARLRRYDKRTPLMVGERSRREVLVVASGRLAVEGVDAAGVRFVLSLHGPGEIVSLVRMLGNTCFVYHFVVQEGTVLVHRAGRS, via the coding sequence ATGCCTCGCAAACACCACCCTGCAGACGACTCCGTGGCGCTGATACAGCGTGCCCTGAGGCTGTGCCCGCTGATGAGGCACTGGCCGGATGACGTGCTGGACGAAGTGGTGGCCGTGGCGCGGCTGAGGCGCTATGACAAGCGAACGCCTCTCATGGTCGGCGAGCGATCGCGCCGCGAGGTGCTGGTGGTGGCTTCGGGGCGTCTGGCGGTGGAGGGCGTGGATGCGGCGGGCGTGCGCTTCGTGCTGTCCCTGCACGGCCCCGGAGAGATCGTGAGCCTGGTGCGCATGCTGGGCAACACCTGCTTCGTCTATCACTTTGTGGTGCAGGAGGGCACGGTGCTCGTGCACCGGGCGGGGCGTTCATGA
- a CDS encoding amino acid ABC transporter ATP-binding protein, which yields MIELKNVSKWYGSFQVLSDCSTNINKGEVVVVCGPSGSGKSTLIKTINALEPFQKGEIFVDGTAVHDPKTNLPKLRSRVGMVFQHFELFPHLSVTENLTIAQMKVLGRSAADAKTRGLKMLDRVGLTAHKDKFPGQLSGGQQQRVAIARALSMDPIVMLFDEPTSALDPEMVGEVLDVMMGLANEGMTMMCVTHEMGFARKVASRVIFMDVGGKILEDCSKEEFFGHPENRQPRTKEFLNKILQH from the coding sequence ATGATTGAACTCAAGAACGTTTCCAAGTGGTACGGCAGCTTTCAGGTGCTGTCCGATTGCTCCACCAATATCAACAAGGGCGAGGTGGTGGTGGTGTGCGGCCCTTCGGGCTCCGGCAAGTCCACGCTGATCAAGACCATCAATGCGCTGGAGCCTTTCCAGAAGGGCGAGATCTTTGTGGACGGCACGGCAGTGCACGATCCCAAGACCAATCTGCCCAAGCTGCGCAGCCGCGTGGGCATGGTGTTCCAGCACTTTGAGCTGTTTCCCCACCTGTCGGTGACGGAGAACCTGACCATCGCACAGATGAAGGTGCTGGGCCGCAGTGCTGCCGACGCCAAGACCCGTGGCCTCAAGATGCTGGACCGCGTGGGCCTGACCGCTCACAAGGACAAGTTCCCCGGCCAGCTCTCCGGCGGTCAGCAGCAGCGCGTGGCCATTGCGCGCGCTCTGTCCATGGATCCCATCGTCATGCTGTTCGACGAACCCACTTCGGCACTGGACCCCGAAATGGTGGGCGAAGTGCTGGACGTGATGATGGGCCTGGCCAACGAAGGCATGACCATGATGTGCGTGACCCACGAAATGGGATTTGCGCGCAAGGTGGCCAGCCGTGTGATCTTCATGGACGTGGGCGGCAAGATTCTGGAAGACTGCAGCAAGGAAGAGTTCTTCGGCCATCCCGAAAATCGCCAGCCGCGAACCAAGGAATTCCTCAACAAGATCCTGCAGCATTGA
- a CDS encoding tripartite tricarboxylate transporter substrate binding protein, which translates to MLHLAGLAPALAPVFALAPVAARAQGSYPSRPVRIIVQFAAGGSSDILARALGDGLSKRLGQPVIVENRSGAGGIIGTDHVVKSAADGYTLLLTVPGPIAANLVLYKKLPYDPRTDLRMVSDVAGQRTVMAVHSSVPAKTFAELIELVRKAPGDYAMGSWGAGTQPHQIQAFMERKYGVKVLHAAYKGESPMVSDLISGMIQMTSASISTLKPYIESGRLRALAVPGTSRATALPDVPTFAEQGFRDDVYTFMAPTSLMAPAKTPDAIVERIGREVAVVVRQPEMLRRLQEMGADPIGNTPAQAASDYQSYLPVAIALTQSTGVQPN; encoded by the coding sequence CTGCTGCATCTGGCGGGCCTGGCTCCCGCACTTGCTCCCGTATTCGCCCTGGCTCCGGTCGCCGCACGCGCCCAGGGCAGCTACCCCAGCCGCCCCGTGCGCATCATCGTGCAGTTCGCGGCCGGCGGCTCCTCCGACATCCTCGCGCGCGCCCTGGGCGACGGCCTGTCCAAGCGCCTGGGCCAGCCCGTCATCGTGGAAAACCGCAGCGGCGCGGGCGGCATCATTGGCACGGACCACGTGGTCAAGAGCGCTGCCGACGGCTACACCCTGCTGCTGACCGTGCCCGGCCCCATCGCCGCCAACCTGGTGCTGTACAAGAAGCTGCCCTACGACCCGCGCACCGACCTGCGCATGGTTTCGGACGTGGCCGGCCAGCGCACCGTCATGGCCGTGCACTCCTCCGTGCCTGCCAAGACCTTTGCCGAGCTGATCGAGCTGGTGCGCAAGGCGCCCGGCGACTACGCCATGGGCTCCTGGGGCGCGGGCACGCAGCCGCACCAGATACAGGCCTTCATGGAGCGCAAGTATGGCGTCAAGGTACTTCACGCCGCCTACAAGGGCGAAAGCCCCATGGTCTCCGACCTCATCAGCGGCATGATCCAGATGACCTCGGCCTCCATCTCCACGCTCAAGCCCTATATCGAGTCCGGCCGGCTGCGCGCCCTGGCCGTGCCCGGCACCAGCCGCGCCACCGCCCTGCCCGACGTCCCCACCTTTGCCGAACAGGGCTTCAGGGACGACGTCTACACCTTCATGGCACCCACCTCGCTGATGGCTCCGGCCAAGACGCCCGACGCCATCGTCGAGCGCATAGGCCGCGAAGTGGCCGTGGTGGTCCGACAGCCCGAGATGCTGCGCCGCCTGCAGGAAATGGGGGCCGACCCCATAGGCAACACGCCCGCCCAAGCCGCCAGCGACTACCAGTCCTACCTGCCCGTCGCCATTGCGCTGACCCAGTCCACCGGCGTGCAGCCGAACTGA
- a CDS encoding tripartite tricarboxylate transporter substrate-binding protein encodes MTEAGYPFKNYSWYGIFAPAKTPPAIVAQLNEQVLRALRDPALIQRMRELNFSDLPLTTPEQFTQTLRQDLDDWSQLVKETGVQLD; translated from the coding sequence ATGACCGAGGCCGGCTACCCATTCAAGAACTACTCGTGGTACGGCATCTTCGCGCCGGCCAAGACCCCGCCGGCCATCGTCGCGCAGCTCAACGAACAGGTGCTGCGCGCGCTGCGCGACCCGGCCCTGATCCAGCGCATGCGCGAACTCAACTTCTCGGACCTGCCGCTGACCACGCCCGAGCAATTCACCCAGACCCTGCGCCAGGACCTGGACGACTGGAGCCAGCTGGTCAAGGAAACCGGCGTGCAGCTCGACTAG
- a CDS encoding ornithine cyclodeaminase, translated as MSVPQALAGTPFRTDFLSASDAARLVARIGITQVLRLISQALEADFGRWQDFDKSARTAAHSASGVIELMPVADARDYAFKYVNGHPHNPRLGLPTVMAFGALADVATGMPRFVSELTLTTALRTAATSAMAALHLARAGNRSMALIGNGSQSEFQALAFMELLGVRELRLFDIDPAASQKLLRNLQPFLPGFCATAIVCTSVRDAVAGTDIVTTVTADKTRATIIPGHLLEPGMHINAVGGDCPGKTEFDASALQRAQVFVEYEPQTRIEGELQQMPADFAVTELWRVLQKLAPGRTSDAQITLFDSVGFALEDYSALRTMHSLARAAGLLSQIELVPELADPKDLFAMVRQASNPQIINLAARKTA; from the coding sequence ATGTCTGTTCCTCAAGCTCTGGCCGGGACACCATTCCGGACCGACTTTCTCAGCGCCAGCGATGCAGCCCGGCTGGTAGCGCGCATCGGCATCACCCAGGTGCTGCGCCTGATCAGCCAAGCCCTGGAGGCCGACTTCGGCCGCTGGCAGGACTTCGACAAAAGCGCGCGCACAGCCGCCCATTCAGCCAGCGGCGTGATCGAGCTGATGCCGGTGGCCGATGCGCGGGACTACGCCTTCAAATACGTCAACGGCCACCCGCACAATCCGCGTCTGGGACTGCCCACGGTGATGGCCTTCGGCGCGCTGGCCGATGTCGCCACCGGCATGCCGCGCTTTGTCAGCGAGCTGACGCTGACCACGGCCTTGCGCACTGCCGCCACATCCGCCATGGCCGCGCTCCATCTGGCGCGCGCCGGCAACCGCAGCATGGCGCTGATCGGCAATGGCTCGCAAAGTGAATTTCAGGCTCTGGCCTTCATGGAGCTGCTGGGCGTGCGCGAGCTGCGCCTGTTCGACATCGACCCTGCAGCCTCGCAAAAGCTGCTGCGCAACCTGCAGCCGTTCCTGCCCGGCTTCTGCGCCACGGCCATCGTCTGCACCAGCGTGCGGGACGCAGTGGCCGGCACGGACATCGTGACCACCGTCACCGCCGACAAGACCCGCGCCACCATCATCCCCGGGCATTTGCTGGAGCCTGGCATGCATATCAATGCCGTAGGCGGAGATTGTCCCGGCAAGACGGAGTTCGATGCCAGCGCCCTGCAACGTGCACAGGTCTTCGTCGAGTACGAGCCGCAGACGCGCATCGAGGGCGAGCTGCAGCAAATGCCGGCCGACTTTGCCGTGACCGAGCTCTGGCGCGTGCTGCAGAAGCTGGCGCCGGGCCGGACATCGGATGCCCAGATCACCCTGTTCGACTCCGTGGGCTTCGCACTGGAGGACTACTCGGCGCTGCGCACCATGCACAGCCTGGCACGAGCCGCGGGCCTGCTGTCTCAGATCGAGCTGGTGCCGGAGCTTGCCGACCCCAAGGATCTGTTTGCCATGGTGAGGCAGGCATCGAATCCCCAGATCATCAATCTTGCGGCCCGTAAGACGGCCTGA
- a CDS encoding DUF1254 domain-containing protein has translation MNTLHHAPRPSTHEDRDVVTPANDLLYSMAWLNLEGGPMLLTIPSSARHPGRYFVLPLYDAYTENFENLGPRNCNPEGETVVLLGPGGQVPASMSHLRAVHCPTHLVWLIGRILAGDESDWPAAARGGCRPCPRCPP, from the coding sequence ATGAACACGCTGCACCATGCGCCGCGCCCTTCCACCCACGAGGACCGCGACGTGGTCACTCCGGCCAACGACCTGCTGTATTCCATGGCCTGGCTGAACCTGGAAGGCGGCCCCATGCTGCTGACCATTCCGTCCTCGGCCCGCCATCCAGGGCGCTACTTCGTGCTGCCGCTGTACGACGCCTATACCGAGAACTTCGAGAACCTGGGTCCGCGCAACTGCAATCCCGAAGGCGAGACCGTGGTCCTGCTCGGCCCCGGCGGCCAGGTGCCGGCATCGATGTCCCATCTGCGCGCGGTGCACTGCCCCACCCACCTGGTCTGGCTGATAGGCCGCATCCTCGCGGGCGACGAGAGCGACTGGCCCGCAGCAGCTCGGGGCGGCTGCCGTCCCTGCCCGAGGTGCCCTCCATGA
- the pyrC gene encoding dihydroorotase: MSAMTQTITITRPDDWHLHVRDGDAMRCVVPHTARQMGRAIIMPNLKPPVTTAEMAADYRARILSAVPAGSQFQPLMTLYLTDNLGPQEIVRAKAAGVVACKLYPAGATTNSDHGVTDLRKIYPTLQAMQREGLVLLVHGEVTDQSIDLFDREAVFIEQQLKPLRQDFPELKIVMEHVTTKEAAEYVAAADDFLAATITPQHLLFNRNAIFLGGVRPHFYCLPVLKRETHRLALVQAATSGSRKFFLGTDSAPHAAHLKEAATGCAGCYSAHAAIEMYAEVFDGAGALDKLEAFASFNGADFYGLPRNTDTITLVKESWTPPVSFEYGEGAQLKPLRFGEALPWKMLD; encoded by the coding sequence ATATCGGCCATGACTCAGACCATCACGATTACCCGCCCCGATGACTGGCACTTGCATGTGCGCGATGGCGATGCCATGCGCTGCGTGGTGCCGCACACTGCCCGCCAGATGGGCCGTGCCATCATCATGCCCAACCTCAAGCCCCCGGTCACCACGGCGGAGATGGCTGCAGACTACCGCGCCCGCATTCTGTCGGCCGTGCCTGCAGGCAGCCAGTTCCAGCCGCTGATGACGCTGTATCTGACAGACAACCTGGGGCCTCAGGAAATCGTGCGAGCCAAGGCGGCCGGCGTGGTGGCCTGCAAGCTCTATCCCGCAGGTGCCACGACCAACTCCGACCATGGCGTGACCGACCTGCGCAAGATCTACCCGACGCTGCAGGCCATGCAGCGCGAAGGCCTGGTGCTGCTGGTGCACGGTGAAGTGACCGATCAGAGCATCGACCTGTTCGACCGCGAAGCCGTGTTCATCGAGCAGCAGCTCAAGCCTCTGCGCCAGGATTTCCCCGAGCTCAAGATCGTCATGGAGCATGTGACGACCAAGGAAGCCGCCGAATACGTGGCCGCAGCCGATGATTTCCTGGCGGCCACCATCACGCCCCAGCATCTGCTGTTCAACCGCAACGCCATCTTCCTGGGCGGCGTGCGCCCGCACTTCTATTGCCTGCCGGTCCTGAAGCGCGAAACCCATCGTCTGGCGCTGGTGCAGGCCGCCACCAGCGGCAGCCGCAAGTTCTTCCTGGGCACGGACAGCGCTCCTCACGCCGCGCACCTGAAGGAAGCCGCCACCGGCTGCGCCGGCTGCTACAGCGCACATGCCGCCATCGAGATGTATGCCGAGGTGTTCGACGGCGCCGGCGCCCTGGACAAGCTCGAAGCCTTTGCTTCCTTCAACGGCGCCGACTTCTACGGCCTGCCCCGCAACACCGACACCATCACCCTGGTCAAGGAAAGCTGGACGCCGCCCGTGAGCTTTGAATACGGCGAAGGGGCGCAGCTCAAGCCGCTACGTTTCGGCGAAGCCCTGCCCTGGAAGATGCTGGATTAA
- the rocF gene encoding arginase: MAYTSSTLIGLPTDIGASRLGAAMGPDALRVAQLGPALERLGVQVSDLGNLSGPANPRGARDAQGLRNLAECLSWNRIAHDTVLQVLQQNRLPILLGGDHTLATGSISAVARHCRATGKQLRVLWLDAHSDCNTPESSPTGNLHGMPVSSLCGLGPAELASLSGATPALPASSFCQIGLRSVDESEKHMIRELGLEVYDMRAIDELGMREVMRRALLTLLGRNDRDIHLHLSFDVDFLDPDIAPGTGTPVRGGPTYREAQLCMEMIADTGRLASLDIVELNPALDLRNQTAELVVDLVQSLFGQSTLMRPALQAAPR; the protein is encoded by the coding sequence ATGGCATACACATCGTCCACACTGATCGGTCTGCCCACCGATATCGGCGCCTCGCGCCTGGGCGCGGCCATGGGGCCCGATGCCCTGCGTGTGGCCCAGCTGGGCCCGGCTCTGGAACGGTTGGGCGTGCAGGTCAGCGATCTTGGCAATCTGAGCGGCCCCGCCAACCCGCGTGGCGCGCGCGATGCCCAGGGTCTGCGCAATCTGGCCGAATGCCTGAGCTGGAACCGGATCGCCCATGACACGGTGCTGCAGGTGCTGCAGCAAAACCGGCTGCCCATACTGCTGGGTGGCGACCATACGCTTGCCACAGGATCCATCAGCGCCGTGGCCCGCCATTGCCGCGCCACGGGCAAGCAGCTGCGCGTGCTCTGGCTCGATGCCCACTCGGATTGCAACACCCCCGAAAGTTCGCCCACGGGCAATCTGCACGGCATGCCGGTGTCAAGCCTCTGCGGACTGGGGCCGGCGGAACTGGCCTCGCTGTCCGGCGCGACTCCCGCCCTGCCCGCCTCATCGTTCTGCCAGATCGGGCTGCGCAGCGTGGACGAGAGCGAAAAGCACATGATCCGAGAGCTGGGGCTGGAGGTCTACGACATGCGGGCCATCGACGAGCTGGGCATGCGTGAAGTGATGCGCCGCGCACTGCTCACCTTGCTGGGACGCAACGACAGGGACATCCACCTGCATCTGAGCTTTGATGTGGACTTTCTCGATCCTGACATTGCTCCCGGCACCGGCACACCGGTACGCGGCGGCCCCACCTACCGCGAGGCCCAGCTGTGCATGGAAATGATTGCCGACACCGGCCGTCTTGCCTCGCTGGACATTGTGGAGCTCAACCCGGCGCTGGACCTGCGCAACCAGACGGCGGAGCTCGTGGTGGACCTGGTGCAAAGCCTGTTCGGCCAGAGCACGCTGATGCGCCCCGCGCTGCAAGCGGCGCCGCGCTGA
- a CDS encoding acetate--CoA ligase family protein, which produces MQPSMDFDFAGLDALFSPRSIAVVGATDSPQRIGGIPLDYLLRFGYTGRLHAVNPRVATVQGLPAHARLTDIPEPVDLAIVAVPQAHVTAVLEDAAAARVRSMVLFSSGFAETGAEGAAAQQALQERARAAGIRLIGPNCLGFMRPGHQTYATFSPAPNAGRVKPGRICLVSQSGAFGAYAYSMARERGLGLSLWATTGNEADVQLADGLAWLARDPETDVIMAYMEGCRDGERLRAALALAREPGKPVIMFKVGTSELGAAAAASHTASLAGNDAVYDAVFRQYGVLRAHTISDFFALAASASIAPIPRNRSLGLLTVSGGVGAMMADDACAAGLDVQPLSEAAQRQLLEWVPFAAPRNPVDITGQVTNDVTLLERSAELMMQDRNFASWLGFFAAGGLSDAFWAVLRCLVEKLRAAHPDTLLAICTLCSDARRAEMEALGGLVFSDPSAAIRCIGALASLADAPRAAPLQSACPAPPTLQLPAGSLSEARSMELLAKAGMPVVPHLLVRTQQQAAQAVQALGGTIALKVASADIAHKSEVGGVALNLHTAVDAGAAFERILASARQARPEAQLDGALAARMVHGGVECIAGVHRDPVFGPVLMFGLGGIHVEILRDVSLRALPITRDDALAMVQELRTFPILAGARGKPPADLQALADALVALADFAQRCGDTLSSAEINPLIALPREQGGCVAVDALVIGADRCTVPAR; this is translated from the coding sequence ATGCAGCCATCCATGGACTTCGATTTCGCCGGGCTGGATGCCCTGTTCTCGCCACGCTCCATTGCCGTCGTCGGCGCCACCGACTCGCCGCAGCGCATAGGCGGCATTCCGCTCGACTACCTGCTGCGCTTCGGCTACACGGGCCGCCTGCATGCCGTGAACCCGCGCGTAGCCACGGTGCAGGGCCTGCCCGCCCACGCGCGGCTGACCGACATCCCCGAGCCCGTGGATCTGGCCATCGTGGCCGTACCCCAGGCCCATGTGACTGCGGTGCTCGAGGACGCGGCTGCGGCCCGCGTGCGCTCCATGGTGCTGTTCTCGTCGGGCTTTGCCGAGACCGGCGCTGAAGGCGCTGCGGCCCAGCAGGCCCTGCAGGAACGCGCCCGCGCAGCCGGCATACGCCTCATAGGCCCCAACTGCCTGGGCTTCATGCGCCCCGGCCACCAGACCTATGCCACCTTCTCGCCCGCCCCCAATGCAGGCCGCGTCAAACCCGGACGCATATGCCTGGTCAGTCAGTCCGGGGCCTTTGGAGCCTATGCCTACAGCATGGCGCGCGAGCGCGGTCTGGGCCTGTCCCTGTGGGCGACCACGGGCAACGAAGCCGACGTGCAGCTGGCCGACGGCCTCGCCTGGCTGGCCCGCGATCCGGAGACCGATGTCATCATGGCCTACATGGAGGGCTGCCGCGACGGCGAGCGCCTGCGCGCGGCCCTGGCGCTGGCGCGCGAGCCCGGCAAGCCCGTGATCATGTTCAAGGTGGGCACCAGCGAGCTGGGTGCGGCTGCGGCCGCCTCGCATACGGCATCGCTGGCCGGCAACGATGCCGTCTATGACGCCGTGTTCCGCCAGTACGGCGTGCTGCGCGCACACACCATCAGCGACTTCTTCGCGCTGGCGGCCAGCGCCTCCATCGCGCCGATTCCGCGCAACCGCTCCCTGGGCCTGCTCACCGTCTCGGGCGGCGTGGGTGCCATGATGGCCGACGACGCCTGCGCCGCCGGTCTCGACGTACAGCCCCTGTCCGAGGCCGCACAGCGCCAGTTGCTCGAATGGGTGCCGTTTGCCGCGCCACGCAACCCCGTGGACATCACAGGCCAGGTCACCAACGACGTCACCCTGCTCGAGCGCAGCGCCGAGCTGATGATGCAGGACCGGAACTTCGCGAGCTGGCTGGGATTTTTCGCCGCGGGCGGCCTGTCCGACGCGTTCTGGGCCGTGCTGCGCTGCCTGGTGGAAAAGCTGCGCGCCGCCCACCCCGACACGTTGCTGGCCATCTGCACGCTGTGCTCCGACGCGCGCCGCGCCGAGATGGAAGCCCTGGGCGGCCTGGTGTTCTCGGACCCCAGCGCGGCCATACGCTGCATAGGCGCCCTGGCCTCGCTGGCTGATGCGCCGCGCGCCGCGCCGCTGCAGTCGGCTTGCCCGGCCCCGCCCACGCTGCAGCTGCCCGCGGGCAGCCTGTCCGAAGCCCGCAGCATGGAACTGCTGGCCAAGGCCGGCATGCCCGTAGTGCCCCACCTGCTGGTGCGCACCCAGCAGCAGGCGGCGCAGGCCGTGCAGGCCCTGGGGGGCACCATTGCGCTGAAGGTGGCCAGCGCCGACATCGCGCACAAGTCCGAGGTCGGCGGCGTGGCGCTGAACCTGCACACGGCCGTGGATGCGGGCGCCGCCTTCGAGCGCATTCTCGCCAGTGCGCGCCAGGCACGGCCCGAAGCGCAGCTGGACGGAGCGCTGGCCGCGCGCATGGTGCACGGCGGCGTCGAATGCATTGCGGGCGTGCACCGCGATCCGGTGTTCGGCCCGGTGCTGATGTTCGGCCTGGGCGGCATCCACGTCGAAATCCTGCGCGACGTGTCGCTGCGCGCACTGCCCATCACCAGGGACGATGCCCTGGCCATGGTGCAGGAGCTGCGCACCTTCCCCATCCTGGCCGGCGCGCGCGGCAAGCCGCCCGCGGACCTGCAGGCGCTGGCCGATGCGCTGGTGGCCCTGGCCGACTTTGCCCAGCGCTGCGGCGACACCCTGTCCAGCGCCGAGATCAACCCGCTGATCGCCCTGCCCCGGGAGCAGGGCGGCTGCGTGGCGGTCGATGCGCTGGTGATAGGCGCCGACCGCTGCACAGTCCCAGCCCGCTGA
- a CDS encoding porin, producing the protein MKHKQWLAAAAWTIFGSAAWAQSSVEIFGVMDVHLNSARSGATRLTRLEDGGSAASRIGFSGSEELGGGWRARFMLEAGVTGRGTIPAPSLAFTRQSFIGLSAPWGHVEMGRMYTPMFSALFRADPFSMNALFSPTNLGYSTDGQPHLKAFTARGSNLVRYRLPEGQPWVLDLAYSFGEVPSPNSNNARLYGGTVGWNQKPFFMAYSVQNSTEGSAAAPVATPRTSRYQTLVVSWEAMPKLRLSGSYSRASINQAGTGNAHLLQLGTEWRATFTSRVLLSVARRKVDGSERRQTAWALGYDHYLSKRTMLYARWLQLSNEGGSSVSIANVPVVADSGNGVRSLALGVRHNF; encoded by the coding sequence GTGAAGCACAAGCAATGGCTGGCCGCCGCAGCCTGGACCATATTCGGCAGTGCCGCCTGGGCGCAGAGCAGCGTGGAGATCTTCGGCGTCATGGACGTTCACCTCAACAGCGCCCGATCCGGGGCCACGCGGCTGACACGCCTGGAGGACGGCGGCAGCGCCGCCTCGCGCATAGGCTTTAGCGGCTCCGAGGAGCTGGGCGGTGGCTGGCGCGCCCGCTTCATGCTCGAGGCCGGGGTCACCGGCAGGGGCACCATTCCCGCCCCTTCCCTGGCCTTTACCCGCCAGTCCTTCATCGGCCTGAGCGCGCCCTGGGGCCACGTCGAGATGGGCCGCATGTACACGCCCATGTTCAGCGCCCTGTTCCGCGCCGATCCATTCAGCATGAATGCGCTGTTCTCTCCCACCAACCTCGGCTATAGCACCGACGGCCAGCCGCACCTGAAGGCCTTTACCGCGCGCGGCAGCAATCTCGTGCGCTACCGCCTTCCCGAAGGCCAGCCCTGGGTGCTGGACCTGGCCTACTCCTTCGGCGAGGTGCCCTCGCCCAACAGCAACAACGCCCGTCTCTACGGCGGCACCGTGGGCTGGAACCAGAAGCCCTTCTTCATGGCCTACAGCGTCCAGAACTCCACAGAAGGCAGCGCTGCAGCGCCCGTGGCCACTCCGCGCACCAGCCGCTACCAGACGCTGGTGGTCAGCTGGGAGGCCATGCCTAAGCTGCGCCTGAGCGGCAGCTACAGCCGAGCCAGCATCAACCAGGCCGGTACGGGCAACGCCCACCTCCTGCAACTGGGCACGGAGTGGCGCGCGACCTTCACGTCCAGGGTGCTGCTGTCGGTGGCACGCCGCAAAGTCGACGGCTCCGAACGCCGCCAGACCGCCTGGGCCCTGGGCTACGACCACTACCTGAGCAAGCGCACCATGCTGTACGCGCGCTGGCTGCAACTGAGCAACGAGGGCGGTTCCTCGGTATCCATCGCCAATGTGCCCGTGGTGGCCGACAGCGGCAACGGCGTGCGTTCGTTGGCACTGGGCGTTCGCCACAACTTCTGA